From bacterium:
ACCCGATCTTCGTGCCCGAGAAGAAGCTGACCCTGACCGGGGCCAACTTCCAGGGCTCGCCGGTGTCGCTGCCCATGGACATGGCCGGCGCGGCCATGACGATGGTCTGCGTGCTGAGCGAGCGGCGCCTGAACCGCCTGCTCAACCCCGCCTTGAGCGTGGGACTGCCGGCCTTCCTGACCAAGGGCGCGGGCATGTTCTCCGGATTGATGCTCAGTCAGTACACCGCCGACTCGCTCATCGTCGAGCAGCGGATCCTCTGTGCGCCCGCGTCGGTCCAGTCCATCCCGGCCGCGGCGGACCAGGAGGACTTCGTCTCGATGGGCATGAACACGGCCCTGAAGAACAAGCAGATCGTCGAGAACGCCTGCGGCATCCTGGGCATCGAGTTCATGGCCGCGGCGCAGGCCCTGGACTTCCGCGACTTCAAGAAGGGGGCGGGCGTCGACGCCGGCCACGCCGCGGTGCGGGAGCACGTGGCGTTCCTGGAAGTCGACCGACCCCTGCACGACGACCACACCGCGATGATGGAGCTGGTGCGGTCGTGCGGGATCCTCGAGAAGGTCGAGGCGGTCGTGGGTAATCTGGCCGGCTGACCGCCCCATCGATGATGAAGCGAAGGCCGCCCCCCGAACGGGGCGGCCTTCTGGTTTGGGCCGGCCGGGGGGGAGACGACCGCCTGAGGCGCGGCCGTCATCCGGCCGGGAATCAGTCGAGCCGGGTGAAGAAGCGGCCCAGCCGGGGGCGCCAGCCGCGGTCCCGATCGACCGAGGCCACGACGGCGAGGGCCCGGCCCTGCAGCGCGTCGCGGCCCACGAACCCGAAGTAGCGCGAATCGAAGCTGTGGTCGCGGTTGTCGCCCATGACCAGGTAGGAGTCGGCGGGCACTGCGACCGGACCGAAGTCCCGCAGCGCGCGGGTTCCCGGGGAGAGCATCACCGCGTGGCGGCGGCCGCCGAGGTCCTCGGTCAGCAGCTCATGGCGGCCGTCGTCGTCGGGCGGGAGCGCCCAGCGCAGCCCATCGTCCCGCGGCGCGCAGGCGAGGGGGCGGCCGTCGATCAGCAGGTCGCCGGCGCTCATCGCCACCGTGTCGCCGGGCAAACCGACCACGCGCTTGACCA
This genomic window contains:
- the lepB gene encoding signal peptidase I, yielding MTPTRPLARRLRSWLPLLVVVASALSFRSAVANWYDVPTGSMQPTIYEGDRILVDRTAFSLRVPLLGCEVARTGEPRRGDIVVLSSPHDGTRLVKRVVGLPGDTVAMSAGDLLIDGRPLACAPRDDGLRWALPPDDDGRHELLTEDLGGRRHAVMLSPGTRALRDFGPVAVPADSYLVMGDNRDHSFDSRYFGFVGRDALQGRALAVVASVDRDRGWRPRLGRFFTRLD
- a CDS encoding aromatic amino acid lyase, translating into PIFVPEKKLTLTGANFQGSPVSLPMDMAGAAMTMVCVLSERRLNRLLNPALSVGLPAFLTKGAGMFSGLMLSQYTADSLIVEQRILCAPASVQSIPAAADQEDFVSMGMNTALKNKQIVENACGILGIEFMAAAQALDFRDFKKGAGVDAGHAAVREHVAFLEVDRPLHDDHTAMMELVRSCGILEKVEAVVGNLAG